The Primulina eburnea isolate SZY01 chromosome 13, ASM2296580v1, whole genome shotgun sequence genome includes a region encoding these proteins:
- the LOC140810253 gene encoding uncharacterized protein: MVTSKFESLRMEEKESILEYDSRLRQLSNESHSLGDPMPNERLVNKVLRSLLERFNVKVCAIEESKDTSKINLDELMSSLRTFEMNLDLQRKDKGKTIALEASTESYDEILKISKEAEKSDLGEESISLFTKKFGDYLKTMKEKKKSGQKSVLPNITTSAKAQKFTPMKGQFRPKTEVQIQSNVRNLDSVHCRECSGYGHYANECANRLRKNKGMTVTLSDEESDDDQGSNEFENHTSLSAMIKEKRSMQINPLGVATGVAIPGCNTSSNSVCLNSTTLAESSQSETQEVDDDEVTLESVHTMYEELYEDWIKRTKGNAILSKENTELKSQISRLEVILSKKVLELCKVKEELGEATQILAKMNSSSSKLDSLLMIGQNDKAGLGYPNSLFEIGESSNTERKPTVFVKGSVETSNATHTEKGAPSKGQISTKKSKSRKRHFIYHYCFRPGHIKPYCFKLRDDYKIWESEQVLPQVLYNTRRNIANRKPTVKRVWVPKAKIQCFVIYTSLKTNIAGIWYFDSGCSGHMTGSKDHLIDYVELRSGHVTYGGGAKGRIAGKGTLNVDGLPNLHNVLYVEGLNSNLISISQLCDDGLNVKFDKDNCEMFDNSNTRILTGTM; encoded by the coding sequence ATGGTGacatcaaaatttgaaagcttGAGGATGGAGGAAAAGGAGTCTATTCTTGAGTACGATAGCCGGTTGAGACAACTTTCTAATGAATCTCACAGTCTTGGAGATCCCATGCCCAATGAAAGATTGGTGAACAAAGTCTTAAGATCTCTCCTTGAGAGATTTAATGTCAAAGTGTGTGCAATTGAAGAATCTAAAGACACTTCAAAAATCAATCTGGATGAATTAATGAGTTCTCTCAGAACCTTTGAGATGAACCTCGATTTACAAAGGAAGGATAAAGGGAAAACAATAGCCCTTGAAGCCTCAACCGAATCTTATGATGAAATCCTTAAAATATCAAAAGAGGCTGAAAAGTCTGATTTAGGTGAAGAATCGATCTCTCTGTTTACTAAGAAATTCGGTGATTACTTGAAGACCATGAAAGAGAAGAAGAAAAGTGGGCAGAAATCTGTGCTACCCAACATCACCACTTCTGCAAAAGCTCAAAAGTTTACTCCTATGAAAGGACAGTTTCGACCAAAAACCGAAGTGCAAATCCAATCAAATGTCAGAAACCTGGATTCAGTGCATTGTAGAGAGTGTTCGGGATATGGACACTATGCCAATGAGTGTGCCAATCGACTTAGGAAAAACAAAGGCATGACTGTCACCCTGAGTGATGAAGAGTCTGATGATGATCAAGGATCAAATGAATTTGAAAATCACACATCATTATCTGCTATGATCAAGGAGAAACGCTCAATGCAAATCAATCCTTTGGGTGTTGCCACAGGTGTTGCAATACCTGGCTGCAACACCTCTTCGAATTCAGTATGTCTTAATTCTACAACCCTTGCAGAGTCAAGTCAGTCTGAAACTCAAGAGGTAGATGATGATGAAGTCACTCTAGAAAGTGTGCACACGATGTACGAAGAACTGTATGAAGACTGGATCAAAAGAACTAAAGGAAATGCAATTCTCTCCAAAGAGAACACTGAGCTAAAGTCACAAATATCACGACTTGAAGTAATCTTAAGCAAGAAAGTTCTGGAATTATGCAAAGTCAAAGAGGAACTTGGAGAAGCAACTCAGATTCTTGCCAAGATGAATTCAAGTTCATCTAAACTTGATTCACTTTTGATGATTGGACAAAATGACAAAGCTGGACTTGGTTATCCGAATAGTCTGTTCGAAATTGGAGAATCTTCCAATACTGAGAGAAAACCAACTGTTTTTGTCAAAGGAAGTGTTGAAACCTCGAATGCTACACACACTGAAAAAGGTGCCCCATCAAAAGGGCAAATATCTACCAAGAAGTCGAAATCCAGAAAACGCCACTTTATCTACCACTATTGTTTTAGACCTGGTCATATCAAACCCTACTGCTTTAAACTGAGAGATGATTACAAGATATGGGAATCAGAACAGGTGTTGCCACAGGTGTTGTATAACACCCGGCGCAACATTGCCAACAGAAAACCGACGGTAAAAAGGGTTTGGGTACCAAAGGCTAAGATTCAATGTTTCGTTATTTATACTTCATTAAAGACAAACATTGCAGGAATATGGTACTTTGACAGTGGCTGTTCAGGCCACATGACAGGTTCTAAAGACCATTTGATTGACTATGTTGAACTGAGGAGTGGTCATGTGACGTATGGTGGTGGTGCTAAAGGAAGAATTGCTGGCAAAGGAACCTTGAATGTTGATGGACTGCCTAATCTACACAATGTGCTTTATGTCGAAGGgcttaactcaaacttaataagcataagtcaactttgtgatgaCGGTTTGAatgttaagtttgataaagaCAATTGTGAAATGTTTGATAATTCTAATACTCGTATTTTGACAGGTacaatgtaa